The DNA window tggcatttttatttaaaccatTACAGAAGACCAGAATCAGGAACTTGCACACAAAAGTTTATGTATAAAATTTTAGCGCCTAAGTGCCTTTAGGTTAATAACCTTGGACAATTGCTTTAAGTCTTAACACTCGCAGAGAAAATCAGCTtatgaaattgtcagtgatttaaATGGAAGATTTACAAGGAATATTATTGGCAGCCAAGATTCTGCTGCGCTTCTTTTGTGCGTACAGTGACTCTCTGGTCTTCGGCTCTTCTTTAGTCGCCGATTTATCAGTGCATTCAATATACAATTCACTACGGCCATTTAAAACACCCTGACTCTTTGTGAGACATTTGTCGCTACTACCTCGAGCCTTCAGCCTTTGCACCTGTACAATAGTATCTGCTGAGGTTCAATTCAGTGGTTCCAAAATTTGCCAAGCAGTGCTTATGAGCTTAGCAGAAATCTGTGGGGCGGCACAGAGCACGGAAGAATCACTGGGTCGACTGGAACTGTCCTGCGGAAACTACGTTTAAAAGGAAAGTTTCCGCAACGTTAAAAGAAACGAACAAAACAGCTTTTGCACAGCATTTGCGTCCCAGATCGATGTCTGAAACGGCTTGGGCTTTAAATACAACTTTATCACAGAACTTGCAGCAGAACGCTTGTGGAAAACAGCTGGAGGcgcaggtgaggagcagaacCCGCTCGTTCCTCTCCCGGGTGCGAGGGCGGCACCGGCACCGTCACCGCCCGGGGAGCGTCCCGCGCCCGCTGCCGCCGGGGGACGCGGGGCTCGCCCAGCGCCAGGGCCGGCGCAGCCACACCGGGCAGGAGGAGCGGCAGCCGCGGAGCGCCGGGCGAGCGCAGCCCGTACCTTGGTGAGGTCAATGCCGGAGCCCACGATGGGCAGCCCGTCCTCATCCATGCCCGCGCCTCCGCAGCTCGGCCGCGCTCCGCGGCCTGGGCCCGGAAACAAACCCCGAaggccgcggggcggggcggggcggggcggggcgcaGCCGCTGCCCCGCGCTGCCTCCTGGGAAACGCAGTCCCGGGCCGCGGCCCTCACGGCCGCCTGTGCTGCGGGGATAAATAAACCCCGAGCTTCTGGTGGTGGCGCACGGTTGAAGTGTTTCTAAAATCAGGGGAGTTGTATACGGTAGGTTCGGGGCGTGgaaagaaaggttgggtctggtaggccctgggaacaaattagatcaggtgGAACTGCACCTGCCGACTCATCAtattgttataaatgagaaacaaaaagtctcggtatttagcaaaatttaggttgttttatttgatatagacagagcagcgctggggaacgtgaggggtcactgCCCACTCCACGATCTGTCGAACCTTGGTTtacagctcctttttatagtatggttttccttgtagtaatcaatacatatatatatatattttctttttttttttttttttttttgtcaggtaagcagtggtggtcaaAAAACATCCGTGGGACCACTGTGTGAAATCTCCAGACAATTTGTCAATTAACCgtctggttttggtagataaagaacagcagaagtgggaagtctggtcttagcagataggtcggaattgattacacaaaggcaggaaatctgattttggaaaatctttcaggctgtgggaaaatctcgttttacaaactggtatcaaatacaatttacttagaaaacacaatattcataatgGGGATTTAAAtagaattatttaatcatatatatgTTTATCTAATGTCCGTGCTTCGcttcagaccttagtattctggtttataagAACCCCAGTACTTTTACAAttaacacgaatcttttatGAATTATCACAATATGATAAATGATATGATTTACAGCAGTAAATCCAAATAGATTGTACTGGATTTACATATTTAGTGGAAATTCTCCATGGTTGCACCTAAATATTGCTGCATTTAATAACCCCTCCTAAATTTAGGGCAGTTAAGAAACCATCATAGTCTGAGGCTGTCAGGTGGAAACTTCTCTTGTGATGAGATGAATTAAAACACAGTAATTACTGTAATACTTTGAAGATTAAACCCCAAATGTACTGCtaattttggtttaaaatttaCCAAGATTCTCAGTTTACTTCCGAATCATTACAGTGTGCTAAAGCATTCTAAAAATCCATATACAGAATCAATAGTGGCTATACTCAGAGCACTTAGTTCTGTTACTCAAGTTGCCATATAATTCTCATTTATTTGCTGAAGCAGCTTCTTTTAGACTTATTGCTTTTGCAATATATTTATTACTAACCTGCTGTCATATGCACAGTATTATTACTCTCTTACTAAGATAGTatagcagattttttttgtccataCTAAATGAATTATTGAACAACCTGTGATTCATACCGTGCTTTGGAGCAGTGATGTCAGCTCAATTTCTCACTTCTCCCAGAGGAAGAGCAGCAAGCTAACCTACAAAATTCACTGGGTTTAGCTTTCAATTCCTAGCTTACAGGAGTTGTGCAAATTTGTGTTGTGCAATGGAGCTGTTTGTTTAACTTACTTATTTTTTCCACCCTAATTACCCTAAAATTCCAACTAAATTATATTCGAAAAGAATTAATCTCATTTATCATAAAGTGTCTTATAATACAATTTTTCCAGGCAGTGGCActgaaaattaatgtaaatgCATAGTCAGATCTTATCTGAATGTCTTGGTCTGTAAAGCTGGATAAGAAATCTCCCAAGAATATGCAGTTCTGTAAACTTTCTGGTACTTCCTCCTTTTAATTTGCCTGAAGCTACTGCATAGAAAAGTGCAGCACAGCACATTTAGGAAATGCAGGGTATGAAATGTGAGAAACAGAGAATGGAGGAAAATCATCCAAGATTTCCAAAACctctttaaaaagttttaatttaaataatttgttcaGCTGACTGAACTCCCAAGGAGAAGATTTATAAAGAATAATTGAGTCCTAACATCCAGATTTATAGTGTGTAcgatttaaaaatgtattttttagcAGCACCCATGCTGGATGATATGTGAGACTGAGGAATAAGAACTGTACAGTATGTAACTGCTAGAAGTTGATACCCTATgcatgtgtacatatatatatgctgGCATTTAAAGGCCCTGTCATGCAGCTCCACCTTCCATTGAAGGAAAAGAGATTAAAGAGTGATTGAGAGTTACCAAAATGAAGTTTGGTTGGATATCAGTATTTCGAAGATGTCAACTTTCCAGATGCTGAGGCTAACTTGGAGTGGAAAAGCCACGTATACACAAAACTGAGCAGAATTCTATCTTCATCATTAGTAAAAAATACCTGACTTGTGATTAGGGTACAGAGATAAGCAAAGGCAAGAACACAGGTTTCAAAGCATTGAAACTGATCTGCCCTTTATATTGCACATAATCAAAGCCTCTGGTcaactgcaaaacaaaactgcaCAAGCTGAGAAAAACTGGCATGTGCTACTGTAGCTTACAATGTTCATATGCATCTTGTGTGCTTATATACTGCTCCAGGTCCCAGGATACCACACTGAGGTTAGAATCAGCCCAGAACTCAAATAGCTATACAATGAGAGAGAAgttaaacagaaacaaaagttGACCCAAAAAAATTTCCAGACATGGTGTCACCTGATCCTCCACAAGGGGCAATAGTTGTTTTAATAAGGTGGACCAGTGAACAGGGGAAAAGATCAGTGTGGATTAACATTTGCACAATTTCCCATGGAGTCTTCTAAATCCATGCTTGCAAAGGGTATTCTAGTAAAGTTTTCTCTATGAAACTGATATTCCCTCAATGATTTTTCTCTACACCGATTTAAGCAATGTCCCCCCCAATCTCAATAATCTCAGTGTGCCAGAATTTGTACAAATCTTGCAAACAGTTCAGAGAATTGTTTGTTTACCTTCCCAGTTAAATAGACTGAGAAATACAAATGTTTGGTATTATGTaggtttcttaaaaaaaaaaaaaaaaagaaaaagggaaactAAATGATAAATGGTTTGCAGTTCTCTGAAAATGGTTTGTCAAGTTTCAGATTTCCAAGTACTGTGCTAAGGCAACATGAGAGGATTAActaattattttgttctgtatAAAAGAGCATGGAGAACATGCTAAAAACATTAGCTGctctttcttatttatttatttaaaatatccaTATTACTTTTTTCCAGTATTAAATGAAGAACCTTGAATTTGGTGAGATCATTCCTTGGTAAACAGCTTTAAGTAATCCTTAAAACAGAGTATGAAAAGCAAACATCCTGGTTTCTGAATTAACTACAGAATAAAAGAATTTCTGTCCTTTGCCCTCTTGGGTCTTAAGCAATTCTAAAACAAAAGTGTCACGCAAGAGTGCAGTTGCACATACCTGGTGCAGATTGCCCTTGTCTGTATGGGTCCTGAGTATAGTGGACATGTTCTGCACAGGCAGGAGCTCTGTGAAGTTTGCTCTGAGGACAGAAAAACCCACGTCTGTTTCAGTTTCACTACACACCAAAAGGGTAACAGTGCCTTAGGCCAATCCTTCCTCCCAGACCAACAAAGATTTTTAGCTACAAGTGAATTAAACCTTCCCTTAAGGCTGCTGTCTCTGGTCAGACGATGGATACAAGATGAACAGAACGCTGTTACCTTAAAACATCTGCTTATTTTACAGTTTAGGCACACACTAATCCACTGGACTGTAAAAGGAACTTTATATTCATTTTAGGTAAATTTTGGTGGCAGCTGGAGAGCAAAAGTTCTCAAGGATAAAGGATTATGGGAAATATAATATGGTTTTAGGTTTCAAAAGGTGACTGTAATCTCACTTACTGATGTCCTACTTCTGAACTGGTTTTATGTGTCCCACATAAAGatgaacaaacaaaagaatattttaaaatataactaCAGCGCTTAAGGATGGCTATGATGCTGTAAGGAGTTGTTACACTTGCTGAAACATCCTGACATCCCTTCACTtgcaaaaacatgcaaaaaagaTACTTAAGACAGGATTTATCTCTGTCTTCTTCCTTTGCCTCAGTTCTGGGTCTTGTAtgggaaggacagaaaaaatatgtttctagAAAGCAGAATGCCTTTGATTTTCCTGTAAAGACTGGAAGTAAAGGGCTGTAAGCAGAAAAAACCCTCACTATGCTGTTTGACAGGCTTGAAGTAAATCCCTCTGTCATCTTTAGataaataaaactgctttgaaTTATCATTCTGATTGATTTTACCGTTAGCTTCTTTGCTAGCAGTGGTAAccagtttattaaaaaatgtcCAGGAACAACGTTTTATGACAGTACactactgcattttttttttcttacaagatAGTCATAATATAGAGAAGTGTTCTTTCTGCAAGTACTCTGCACAATTTCAGATATTTGAGCTGAAACTCAACCTAGTGAGACTGTCAGACTGAGATGCTGGGAcacaaaaatctctttaaaaaccccctaaaaattaatttcacaccAAATACCGTGTTTAAAAagtacaatttattttaatagaaataacTAAGAACCAAATGTATGATAGCCAATTTTACAAAAGCTCTTGTATTTGCAAGctaaaaatcaaacacaaatgATTTATATcttgtttgcttctttcttctgttgTCCAAGTGAAAACCATTACAAAGACCAAGTTTCTTCATTTTACtagaaaaaaaggcattatgCTGTCAAGTTTCATATTGAAGGCAAATGcttattttacatttcagtaacccagaagaaaattttatggTCTCCTCCGACTGCACATAATGGAAGAGTTCTGTGCCATGTCAAACCTGATCCTACAGCTGCAGTTCCAGTAAGAATgggctttaaaaaacaaagagaaagaaaaatatcaataCAAATTCCCTTAGAAGTGATTTCTATACTGCAGATACCAAGTTGCATAGACAAATAAAACACCACAGATTAAATACTCCTTAATAAATATAGTTAAAGTACAACAGAAATTctactgaaaaatgtgattctcAGCTACATAGTTCCAGTAGCTACTTATTACATGTAAGTAACATGCAGCAAAATATTCCATAATAACAAATAGTTTCAACTGTTTACATTATAACGTGTACATTTATGAACACTATTTTTATAAAGGCATGATCTCAAACTTagaaaccttttaaaattaaattacttgtAGTTATTTCAATGTACTCATAACTAGTATGTTTGGAAGTAATATTTTTACTGCAAGCATTACAAATATATACTGActccaacaaaaccaaaatatttcctatGCTTTGCATTTTCATTAATGACTTAAAATATAATCAGTCAAAACCCGAAAAATACACCTCTAGATGTTTGTAGCCTCCTTAGCATTAGAAATATTGCCAGATTTATTAAATACCAGGTTAAAggtgtttttcttccccttaGAACTGATAtggcaaagcaaacaaacataCAGCTCAAGCAGCTTTTACAACAGCAGTTTAAGTgtgcagcaattttttttcttagcatgAATGCCAcagaccaaaataaaacaaaataggTACACCAAGCAGCAGTTCTGGATGGTTTGGGATAGTATTTAATTATAGCTTTTAAGTAACATGAGTCTGATCTGAGGAGAACACATAAATCCAGCCAAAATTTACCTGAGGATGTCCTAAATGATGAACTAGCAACTGAGTAGTTGTCTTTCCAGGATATCCAGTGGTTGCAAACAGATTTTCATTCACTCGGGACCACCTATAAAAAAATGAATCCACCtatgaataaaatgaatggaCTTTCCAAATATCCCTGTCATACCAGCAGAAGTGCACACAAAGTGGAGTTCTCTCCCTTGGGACTGTGTGAAGATGTCACATATTCTACTAACAGCAGAGAAACAGATTTAGTGAATTAGCTTGTAAATTATTCCCCACCCACAACCCTATATGCACAGtgttgtaaaacaaaaaaaagtatcaCATGAATGCTTCACATATATATTAAATGTGGGTCATTCAAAAATTTCACGTTTATAGGCCCAGTCCTCCTAAAAATGACTTAAGTGAGACACAGCCAGGTAACTAGATTCACAATTGTTGCATAGACATAGATGTAAATAGATAAACCCCACAAAATAGAGACAATATTTTTACCTGAATAATCTGGCTCGATCAACATGGACAGGTCTCTTATCCTGTGGGTAACTAAAACAGACATTCAGAGTAAAAAACTGTTCTGCAAACAACTACAGCTCATACATACTCCAAGTACCAAAAGTACAGTGAAGGGGACACATTGTCTACTGTCTgtgaagcagctgagggaaaaCCAGAGCATTCCTGCAGCTTTAATCTCAATCTGGAGTACAAAAGTAGAAGTAGTTGTCCAGTTTATTATGGATCAATAGTAATCTATTTATGATTGGAATGAAATTTTAACAAACACATACAGTCAGAGGTAAACAGTGAGATGCTACATCAGATGGACAAACAGTCAGacaatgttatatttttaacaaaaaaatactgctaAAGATGAAACAAAGAATACCATGGTATGGTCTGTATCAATTGCTGATAATTGTTCATTTATTTAGCTTACACATGGGGCCTACAAAGATGAAtaaggggctggagcatctcttacaaggaaaggcaggaggagctgggcctgttcagcctcaaaagagatgactgagagggAACCTCATCAACGTCCATCAGAATCTGGAGGGGAGTGTCAaggggatggagccaggctttGCTCAGTGCTGCAAGCAATAGGCTGAGAGGCAATGGGCataaactgatgcacaggaaattccacctgaacatgaggaagaaattcttgactCTGCAGGTGaccaggcactggaacaggttgcccagagagggtgtggagtctccctcactggagatattcacaATCCTGTGCCttgtgctctaggatgaccctgcttgagcagggaggctggaccaGCTGAcacactgtggtcccttccagcccgaCCCACTTGTGGTTCTATGACTGTCATGCTCTATTAGCCAAATGCCTGCATTTCCTCATGTACTGATTAGGAAGAGAATAAAGAAACCTATCCCATGGGTATAAAAGTACCTGGAGCGAGTGATATCCCAGATCAGCCAATCATTTCCAGCAACTGCTCCAATTTTAAGAGTATTTTTTAAACACCAGTCTGCTGACATCAGTGGTATTTGTTCACACTCCAGGGAGAGAATGGCCTGCTGTGTAATCAGGTCATAGAATCGTATTGTCCCATTCTTCTCTGCCACCATCAGCTGTTAAAAGAAATTCACAGAATGTGGTAAACTTAGCATgtaatagaaattaaattttgaaatgcaaGCAGGATTTTCCTGAAGTCTTAGATATGTATCATGCAAATGTTTTCTGTATGTACATTAGCATACTCTTAAAATCTGATTGCACATACTGAAAAAGGAAACTGCTGTTCAATTGTTGCATGCTTTCCACTCGACCCCCACAGCCTCACTAAATGAATACAAAATGAAGTACAGTTTTTCACTTCATACCAGAAAAACTTCTCCTGGACACTCTTTaaccaataaataaaaaaaccactttAATCTATACTACTGTTACACTGTTATACACTAtattacattaatttatttttatatatctataAATATCTATATGTATAATTTTGGTGATCAGAAACACCACTTTGCAACCACCAAAGCAATGTGCTTttatacagcaaaaaaaaaattattttaacattcaACAGCTTCTGTTCTGAGTACACAGGACACAGTGCTGTAAAAaagaaagggttgtcaagcactagaactgggctgcccagggaagtggtggagtcaccatccgTGGAGatgttcaagaaatgactgtACATGGCACTTAGTGCTATGGTTTGGTTGATATGATGGTGTTCATTTAAAGGCTGGACTCGAGGatttcagaggtcttttccaattgAAATGATTCCAACCTATCATTCTAAGCAAAGTATTAATTAGTGTGGCTGTAGAATCTGTAGAATTACCGATTTTATGTAACATCTCTTCATCCTATAACAGTTTGCAACagattttattcaaaatttttCCATTACAGTAATACACTCAAGCAGTTGTTTTTTAAGTATTGTAGAAAGACCTTCTTGATtaaattatagaatcatagaaagaCTGGGTTGGAAAGGAACTTAAAAATCCTCTAGTTCCaatcctctgccatgggcagggacagcctcCAGCAGGCCAGACTGCTCATgactccatccagcctggttttGAACACTTCAAGGAGTGAGCCTTCACAACTTCTTTGGGCAACCCGTTCCAGTGCCCAGATGataaaattagatttttcttCATGAGGAGAAATGGTTTTCACATAGTCATGAACAGTAATtgtaaaacagtaaaaaaaggaAGTCAAAGAAGCATAAGAAAAATACTCCAGTAATACCAGTTTGTTTGGAAAAACAGAGCTGTCACCAAAATTATGCTTTCCTGCAAACTAAAGGTCATGATGCAGTAAGCATTTTGACCTGCAATAAGCTTTTCAGCAAGAACTAAGTCTCAGGTTTTATGAGCTTTTGGAATaggcttttctttaaaaaaaaacaaaaaaaacccaaaaaacaacaaaaaaaccccaccaacataTCCTGTGCCTGTCTTTGATAATGGTCAAATAAAAGACATGCTAATAATATCTAAGACTGGCATACTATTGCAATATTTTTGGGAAAATCTATTAATTTTGTTGAGCTAACAAAGTTGCCCAGTAGCAAACAGCAGCTAACCCATTAAATTCTGATGCCACCTGAATCAACAGTTTTCCTAGTTAAGTTTCCTTTCTTATTAAGGACGGATATTGATATTGGTGGAAAGCGTGAAGAGATTAGAGATACTTCTTCCCTATTGCTGTGTAAATATTTTGATATCTTACTTGactgcttttctctgttttaagtATGTGTTTTTTGTGGCAACCTGAACAACCATTTGTAGCTGCTTAAGGCAATTATTGATAGGCACCATAGGAGTAATAAATACAGGACTGCAGGGACTAGACCATTAATGAAGCTGGATATTTGGGTACATACCAGCTGATTAATCCTCCCCAGTACAATAACGAGATAAGTTTAAAATTGTCtattgatttgatttttttgaacATTATTTCATATACTTCAagcaagaacaacaacaaaaaagtccCTTGTTAACTTCAAGCAGATACTTTTCAAAGCTTGGCAAGTTCTATAAAGAGTCTGTATTATTGGTGAACCATGTTACCACAACTGAGAAAAACTTGAACTCTTCTCTGGTAACTGTCAGTTAATATGCAGTCAGCAGAATAGTTATCAACAACTGATGAACATAatcaagaagaaatatttctgatggGAGGAGTAAGGGACTGAGGGTAAAATGACAAGAATGGTAATGAGAATTCATTTACAGTCATTTCACATTAGCAGACCCAACTAATATCCAGTTACAGTGTAAACTAGGTCCCCTAATTTCAATGTGACTACAGCATCAAAGATTCTTACTTTAGGTGTGTCCTCCCTCCCATTATTTTAAAGGTGATAAGGACAAAAAGCTGAAAACCACAACCTTAAAAGCCTCCTCAGGATGCCAGCAAACACTCATTCCAGGAGAACGTAAAACAAAATGGGCCTTCTCATTTCCTTCCAAATCCCAGACCCtggggagaaaagaaggaaagaaaaaaaaaagtaaactacTAAACTATTGCCATTTGACTGCAAATACATTAACTTTCAGTGCCTCAATATGTTCACAGAGGAAGTGACCAAATGAAATGGTGTTCATGCTGTATCATTTGAAGGTCAGTAAAAGTGACCAGTGCTGCAGGTATTTTAAGACTGATGAGCTAGGCAGAGGATCTATTTAATTATTCAAATAATTTGACATTTTCGTTATCTAGACATGAAATCTCAGTGAGATGTCCTcattttttcataaattaacACTATAGCCTTTGTACTATACCATAAATAGCAGTGAGGCAGTACAAAGCAGGAAAGTCACTGTTGGTCCAGTTGATACAAGGAACCTAAAGTGAGGTACCAAACAACTTAAATCATCCATGCTGCCATGTAAAGGGCAAGACCCTTTATTAAAGTATTTTGGCTGCCTAGTATAAGAGTTTCCAGTATTTCTTGGTAAGACAGGATTGAGTAATGCAAATATAAGAAGCCAGAAAGGAAGCTAAAGCAAACAGAAGTATCTATGGCAGAGGTAACACTAGCCAACAAAGGGTCTTGGAGAGCTTTCAACAGATAAATCACATGTGCCAGTTTAACCTTTGCCTTTAGAAACACCTACAGTACATATCTGGCagctataaaaaaattaaattatcaaCAGTTATTTGGTCAATATGGATTGACAGGAAAGTGTATGCTGAAACACCAAAACAAGTTTAAGTGATGGGTGCGTTTTCTTTGGACGTGTACAATATGAGTGGTAATGAGTCATGGAGCTACTTTGTTCCTAAAATGctacaaaaccaaaactgagcCTGTTTTACCTCACAGCCACTGCTCATCTCCCTCTTTTCCTACAAAACTGATAGCTCAGTAGTAGGACAAAGACATCACAGTTGTGAACATCAGTCTGAACCACAAAGCTGTATTATTTAGTTACATTTAGATACTGAAAGATAAACATATATCCTTAGTCTGTGACATGCAAAACTTGAGAAACAGCCCATTTTTAAAGTAGTGTTTTAGTGCCCAGTCTTTTGAGCTAGATGAGTGGCTATGTACTATTATTGTTTATTCTAGAGGATTTTTGCTGACTTCCTCCAGACTTTTTCAGTTTATATCTCACCAGGGTGCTTAGAGCCTTATATttaagagatttaaaaaaactctTAATACATCATAAGTCTAGACAAAATATatgggaataaaataaatatatttaatgaacAACATTGTTTTCTTATGCCAAACCACAATAGATCAAATATTTGTTCTCCCTGTAGAAAACACAGGGTCTCTAATCTTGAAGAATCAGTGTCCTTActaaaaaaagtcaaaacaaaaacctgacaagtgtttaaaaaatgaaatatctaCTTGATTAGGTAATTTAGAAACATACAATACTTTCTTCTACTGCC is part of the Cinclus cinclus chromosome 4, bCinCin1.1, whole genome shotgun sequence genome and encodes:
- the NUP37 gene encoding nucleoporin Nup37, with amino-acid sequence MKQDSTRNISYTVDCEDYVHVVKFNPFDSGGSCSLIAYGGNNYVVVGTCRFQEEDAEVEGMQYKTLRTFHHGIRVDAIAWSPETRLDAIPPQIRFCTAASDRKLRLFTSDLQDKNEFKTFDGHSDYINDLVFAPSEGQEIASVSDDHTCRVWDLEGNEKAHFVLRSPGMSVCWHPEEAFKLMVAEKNGTIRFYDLITQQAILSLECEQIPLMSADWCLKNTLKIGAVAGNDWLIWDITRSSYPQDKRPVHVDRARLFRWSRVNENLFATTGYPGKTTTQLLVHHLGHPQPILTGTAAVGSGLTWHRTLPLCAVGGDHKIFFWVTEM